A window of the Dioscorea cayenensis subsp. rotundata cultivar TDr96_F1 chromosome 14, TDr96_F1_v2_PseudoChromosome.rev07_lg8_w22 25.fasta, whole genome shotgun sequence genome harbors these coding sequences:
- the LOC120276000 gene encoding fatty acid amide hydrolase-like, which translates to MGLFDLKPKVYKPVSEVNLGADSDETYIHANVKAPRMAGLLVKVFAWLLEMKIIGAFVVEILKRNNLVHKLVSFAEVPEPPVFTPAHAWEDNVEQQVCFIEPNSTPADRVLEAIDCLPNRKENVINNSGYNFHRWTIMDYSRAYRSRETTPLLVAKRFLAAVKESSEPHLNMSFFINYDSEDILRQAEESTLRHERGTPISVLDGVLVAVKDEIDCTPYPTTGGTKWLHKFRSCTEDACCVKQLRSCGAILVGKTNMHEIGAGTSGINPHYGSTRNPYNINKITGGSSSGSAAVVCAGLCPVALGVDGGGSVRIPASLCGVVGFKPTFGRVSDSGILPLNWTVGMAGILAGTVEDALITYAAICHHIPLKQPTTSLPEINFPLLTSTNSISNIRFAKYGKWFNDSTDDVRKCCEDALAMLCKHHGWKTVEVTVPEIEEMRLAHYATIASECTASLAPQIAKLDFAEMGWDVRVAYQVYRSFHSREYLNAQRIRNRQMHFHKEIFKTADVIVTPTTGVTAYPLLSDAFNTGELDYINGAALVRFMIAGNFLGLPTVTVMVGCNKEGMPIGLQFIGKPWSEATLLHLAFAMQELCSKSYKKPMVFYDLLKKEEQLPIDATAKA; encoded by the exons ATGGGGCTCTTTGATTTGAAGCCGAAGGTTTATAAGCCTGTTTCTGAGGTGAATCTTGGTGCTGATAGTGATGAGACTTATATTCATGCCAATGTCAAAG CTCCAAGGATGGCTGGACTTTTGGTTAAGGTTTTTGCTTGGTTGTTGGAGATGAAGATTATTGGGGCCTTTGTTGTGGAGATATTGAAAAGGAATAATCTTGTCCATAAG CTTGTCTCATTTGCGGAAGTTCCAGAGCCACCGGTTTTCACTCCAGCTCATGCTTGGGAAG ATAATGTGGAGCAACAAGTTTGTTTCATAGAACCAAATTCAACCCCTGCTGACCGAGTTCTTGAGGCAATCGATTGCCTTCCTAATAGAAAAGAGAATGTTATCAATAACTCAGGTTATAATTTTCATCGTTGGACGATAATGGACTACTCGAGAGCCTACCGTTCTAGAGAGACAACTCCTCTTTTG GTAGCAAAGCGATTTTTAGCTGCTGTGAAGGAATCTTCTGAACCCCATCTTAACATGTCATTTTTCATTAACTATGATTCTGAAGACATCTTGAGACAAGCCGAAGAGTCCACACTTCGACATGAAAGAG GCACCCCGATTTCAGTCCTTGATGGAGTGCTGGTTGCTGTTAAAGATGAGATAGATTGCACGCCATATCCAACTACTG GGGGGACAAAATGGCTCCATAAGTTCAGGTCTTGCACGGAAGATGCATGCTGTGTAAAACAACTAAGGTCTTGTGGTGCTATACTTGTTGGAAAGACTAATATGCATGAAATTGGTGCCGGGACTAGTGGGATTAATCCTCACTATGG ATCTACTAGAAATCCTTATAATATCAACAAGATAACCGGAGGTTCTTCAAGTGGATCAGCAGCTGTGGTTTGTGCTGGACTATGCCCTGTTGCTCTCGGTGTTGATGGAGGAG GATCTGTGAGAATACCTGCTTCTCTTTGTGGGGTTGTTGGTTTCAAGCCAACTTTTGGGCGCGTTTCTGATTCAGG TATTCTTCCACTGAATTGGACAGTTGGAATGGCTGGAATTTTAGCAGGAACTGTAGAAGATGCATTGATTAC TTACGCAGCCATTTGTCATCACATCCCATTGAAGCAACCTACAACTTCACTC CCAGAAATAAACTTTCCATTGTTGACTTCCACAAATTCAATTAGCAATATCCGATTTGCTAAATACGGAAAG TGGTTTAATGACTCAACCGATGATGTTAGAAAATGCTGTGAAGATGCTCTGGCTATGCTATGCAAGCATCACGGGTGGAAG ACTGTGGAAGTGACAGTACCCGAGATAGAAGAGATGCGCTTGGCTCATTATGCAACCATTGCGTCCGAGTGCACTGCCTCACTGGCTCCTCAAATTGCAAAGTT AGACTTTGCGGAGATGGGATGGGATGTAAGAGTAGCTTATCAAGTATATCGGTCATTTCATAGCAGAGAATACTTGAATGCACAAAGAATAAG GAACCGACAAATGCATTTTCATAAGGAGATTTTCAAAACTGCAGATGTTATTGTCACGCCTACAACTGG TGTAACAGCATATCCATTGCTAAGTGATGCTTTTAATACTGGAGAGCTTGACTACATCAATGGAG CTGCACTTGTGAGGTTCATGATTGCCGGAAATTTTCTTGGATTGCCTACAGTGACTGTCATG GTTGGATGTAACAAAGAAGGGATGCCGATTGGCCTTCAGTTTATTGGAAAACCATGGTCTGAAGCAACCTTACTCCATCTCGCTTTTGCAATGCAG GAATTATGCAGTAAAAGTTACAAGAAACCAATGGTGTTCTATGATCTTCTCAAGAAGGAAGAGCAGCTTCCGATTGATGCTACGGCGAAAGCCTAA
- the LOC120275704 gene encoding TLC domain-containing protein 2: protein MARGNGGDVVGVFFMATLVLWAVSVAYEIVFNKRRELVAIVVGFGFYQAANWAIRFFVSRDPLFVNTSVSLLHSTITSVSVVPVLVNQLVIRGLDNTFVHVQLVNGTWLGAYSALCVSCGYFAYDQWDMLRYRLYTGWIPSILLHHLILLVCFTLALYRKVAINYLILTLVCELHSIFLHVRKVRRMAGLRDAKSRVVRVEWMLNWAMFILARVVCHILITYKLIVDAPKFEKGIVLPLALFGMAGMNLLNVFLGLDLFKAFKRERNQQPHRD from the exons atggcgaGAGGGAATGGGGGAGACGTCGTTGGGGTGTTTTTCATGGCGACGCTGGTTCTCTGGGCAGTCTCCGTGGCGTACGAGATCGTCTTCAACAAAAGGAGAGAGCTTGTCGCCATTGTTGTTGGCTTTGGGTTCTACCAAGCTGCAAACTGGGCCATTCGCTTCTTTGTCTCCAGAGATCCTCTCTTTGTCAATACCTCTGTTTCCTTGCTTCACTCTACGATTACCTCTGTGTCTG TTGTTCCTGTTCTGGTTAATCAATTAGTGATCAGGGGTCTTGACAACACATTTGTACATGTGCAATTGGTCAATGGCACCTGGCTAGGTGCGTATTCAGCTTTGTGTGTTTCCTGTGGTTACTTTGCTTATGACCAATGGGACATGCTCCGTTATCGGCTATATACTGGTTGGATTCCTTCAATCCTTTTGCATCATCTGATACTGCTGGTCTGTTTCACACTCGCTTTATACCGGAAAGTTGCCATCAACTATCTTATTCTTACTCTAGTTTGTGAG CTTCATTCCATCTTTCTTCATGTAAGAAAAGTACGGCGAATGGCTGGGCTTCGTGATGCCAAGAGTCGAGTAGTAAGAGTGGAATGGATGCTTAACTGGGCAATGTTCATTTTAGCAAGGGTTGTCTGCCACATCTTGATTACATACAAGCTCATTGTCGATGCCCCTAAGTTTGAGAAAGGGATCGTACTCCCACTGGCTCTCTTTGGCATGGCAGGAATGAATCTGCTCAATGTTTTTCTCGGCCTAGATCTCTTCAAAGCATTCAAGCGAGAGAGGAACCAGCAGCCACATCGGGACtga
- the LOC120275097 gene encoding AUGMIN subunit 7: protein MASKQMEEIQRKLALLNYPRANAPAQSLLFAGVERYALLEWLFFKLLGDRSPFTQQTWQGDALDRDEETARIQHLAEIASFLGITSSVDTEVIQGRGSYEERAELLRLIVDLVEASFNADYPEWTVDEQLAKDVQLLDSIAEKQAQIFSEECKLFPADVQIQSIYPLPDISELESKLSEHTKKLSNLQQMVQDLASKYDYNPNEDYASVELQLRSQLESFLETVRSFNIIYSKEIRPWTHMMEVPQLHGFGPAANRLLEAYNTLLKFLGNLRSLRDSHAAMAAGSETISSEPSSVKKIIMDCESALSYLNCNLAILSTSVSREQGEDGL, encoded by the exons ATGGCTTCCAAGCAAATGGAGGAGATTCAGAGGAAGCTGGCCCTGCTCAACTACCCACGCGCCAACGCTCCTGCTCAGTCCCTTCTCTTCGCCGGCGTCGAGCGCTATGCCCTCCTCGAGTGGCTCTTCTTTAA GCTTCTAGGAGACCGATCACCATTCACTCAGCAGACTTGGCAAGGTGATGCTTTAGATCGTGATGAAGAGACAGCCCGTATCCAAC ATTTGGCTGAGATAGCGAGTTTCTTGGGTATTACATCTTCCGTTGATACAGAAGTCATCCAA GGAAGAGGCAGCTACGAGGAACGTGCTGAGCTTCTCCGTCTTATTGTAGATCTGGTGGAAGCAAGTTTTAATGCTGATTATCCTGAATGGAC tgTTGATGAGCAGTTGGCAAAGGATGTGCAGTTGCTAGATTCTATTGCTGAGAAACAAGCTCAAATTTTTTCAGAAGAATGCAAACTTTTCCCTGCAGATGTCCAGATCCAATCCATCTATCCATT GCCAGATATATCCGAACTGGAATCAAAACTCTCTGAGCATACAAAGAAGTTGTCAAATTTGCAACAGATGGTCCAGGACTTGGCATCCAAG TATGATTACAATCCAAACGAGGATTATGCTAGTGTGGAATTACAACTACGATCACAGTTGGAGTCTTTTCTGGAAACTGTGAGGTCCTTCAATATAATATACTCCAAG GAAATTCGCCCTTGGACGCATATGATGGAGGTTCCTCAGTTGCACGGATTTGGCCCCGCCGCTAATCGTTTATTGGAGGCTTATAACACACTATTAAAG TTCTTAGGAAATTTGAGGAGTCTCCGAGATTCTCATGCAGCAATGGCAGCTGGATCGGAAACTATATCCAGTGAACCATCATCTGTGAAGAAAATAATCATGGACTGCGAATCAGCACTTTCGTATTTGAACTGCAACCTTGCTATCCTCTCAACTTCTGTCTCTCGAGAACAAGGTGAGGACGGCCTGTAA